From the genome of Trichoplusia ni isolate ovarian cell line Hi5 chromosome 17 unlocalized genomic scaffold, tn1 tig00001913_group16, whole genome shotgun sequence:
aaataaattaaggaaaataatgtGCGGAAGCCGGTTAACTTGCGAatgtttcaagggtgtgttgcgtcacgtcagaggactacgggcgggttacactctgacaccaggttgtacatcaaccatacgataaggtTTTCAAGAGGTGATAGCAGGACCTTTGGTTGAAAAAGGTGAGGTTTGTGTTTTTAACATACATGTAGTGATGAAAGGACCGAGTGAGAGCGGGATAGTGTGAGAGAGAAGGGTGAAAGACATACGATGACATGTTTTACAGCAATGATCGAAGTTTTAAGACGATGGGATATCATCAAATGCCTCCTTCCGTTTTGGGTTGAGCgcaagggagtgtcagacttctactgactaaacccacccatgttccgtcctttgcccttcgtgtaccggggccacggtaaacCTTGCGGACAATCCCATTACCCCGGCAGGCGTAAACCCTAATGGGCTCCTCAGCAGTGACGGTTTCCTCATGATGGTTTCCAAATCATGTGAGTATTAAAAACGgtatattatttctatacatttcgcctattttaaattctgtttttgGGAGTTCTCTATTTACGCGTGGAACTGTAGCAGTGAAACTAGGGCAAGCCAAAGGTCTTATTAACCATTTTacgaatttcttttgtttatatgaATAGAAAATGTTAATACGTAACTATATTACGGTgactttacaaaacaaataagaatcCCGTTCATTTTCCTATTATCCTATCCACACacaaacattacattatttttttcgtttgacTGTATATTTACGTGTGACATACTTAATTTTAGTTATCATTTAAGAGTGGTCTTTCAGAGAGATTTAGGAGTggtgagaaaaatatttattttttacggaTCCGGCGACTGGGACTACGGTCCTAGTTTATTGCGGTCCCAGTCGCCGGAAGCCTCGAAAAATCGACACCCACTTCTAATGTCAAGGAGcgctttacaaatattcaaatacttGCTATTCctcgcgggcccgcccgctataaatcgaaaatgatcccacagttACATAATATCAGGATATCCTGTGTTAAAAACTATCTCTGTACCATGTTACGGCCAAATCCGTTAattagtttttgcgtgaaagagcaacgaacatccatacatacaaactttcgcgtttataatattaccagGATTAAgtaaggcacccagactcaaaacaagcacacaaacaaactctttccTGCCGGGGATTGAACCCAGGTTCACATCCATTACcatggtgacctataccactcaaCTCTGCAGTAtcttatattaacataatataaatatttattcttgacAGTTGCATCGGCATCGACTACTGTTGACGAGGTCAAAAAAGTCACTGGATTTTTTAACCAGTCACTCCTCAGTTCTACTCCAATCCAATCGTCAGACTTGGCGGCCATCTTGGTGACGTGAGTTGTCCGTACCTTTCCATAGCGAGctgttttttaatgatgtttttttttttcgaaaaaaggACGTCATCGGCGTTTACTGTGACAAGGTACTTTGGTTTGGTCTGTAGTTCAGGTAAATTTTGGCAAATTGTGAATGAGTTATCTAATTAGTAGGGCAGAATAATTTATGGTCtccaattaatgtttttttgggtAAAAAGGGAACCCTATTACAAGTACACTACTGGCTCTTCCATCCGTCACCAGGAACTTGGAAGTCCGTCCCGATGTATCTGATGAATCGTGATAGCAAGACAGGTGAAATATCCAcacatgatgtatttctgtagtcactgtaacaaaaaatcaagattCAACAGTTGTTACAGTTATAAAATCATTTGGTGACTCGCAATTTAAACGTGACTTCCGAAACATGTTGTGACACAGaaggtcacccatctatggaccgaCTGTATCAAGCAgagcttaaactgtgatcgatcaacttgtgcagttacaCTGTAGTCAAGAGCTtctcaaaaataatgtttgataatgaaatgcaaatgcaaattccgtgtttcggaaggcacgttaaattgtggatcccggctgttactCATAGATCTTTGTCGACTTTGTTTGACTCAATCGTTACAGGTAATTAGAAGCTCCAGTCTTACGACCAGTCTAagtaaggagtatcgtgttacccaggtaacttggttgaggaggtcagatagacaatcgctcctagtaaaacactggtatctACCTGcatccggtaagactggaagccgaccccaacatagtcggAAAAAGGTGAGggatgaatataatataatatatcctgggacaactcacacacggttatctgatcccaagctaagcagagcttgtgttatggtaaccagataactgataaacttacctatatatttctaaatacatacatacatattatagataaattacacccagacaccagaacaaatgatcatgctaatcacacaaacatttgtcctgggtggcaatcgaacccacgacctccggtatagcagtcagggtcactaaccactagaccaacaggcccgtcgatggaatacaaataaaaattcagTAATAGAACCTCACCGCAATTTACTTTTTCCCAAACTGACAGCTATCAAATTCAAGTACCTTCAAAAAGCGGTGGCAAAAATCTACAGagtaaatgttgaaaaaaaaataacaaaaataggaaAAGTCAGTAGCTATGATGTTACGTTTTTTTCGCGTACGTTTCTCGAAGCGCAATACAAACCATACTCTGGTTTCCCGAGAGGGTATTGCGCAAAACGTTTTCAGAGGGTCACGCACTGTCTGTTTGATCTAGATGGAACTATTCTcagtgagttttttttaatacattcatattttagTCCCTCCATAATGTATCAAGTTGTTAAAATTAAGTAGTtacaattttgaactttattggAAAGAACTaacggctgttattcctacatctttgacagtcgttacaggcagtcagaagcttgaaaaagtctgacagccagtctaaccaaggggtgtcgtgttgcctagggttgagaaggtcagataggtagtcgctccttgtaaaacacaggtactcagctgaaaccggttggactggtagccgaccccaagatagttgggaaaaggctaggccgatgatgattggGAAGAACTAAGGTGTAGGAGAGGAGGAAAGTAATTGTACGTGCAATTAGTTCTTTGCTATCCAATGtccttcttatcgtatggttgatgtacaacctggtgtcagagtttcaACCGTTTGaagacctctgacgtgacgcaacacacacttaaaaagcttttaagcgTGTATCTTTACAATGGTCGGTAAACACGGTTTTCAGCTGAATGTAGTGAAACTGGAAGCCGGTGAAAACTCGGAGAAGATAAGAAAACTAGATTCAAACTgacagaataatttatttaataccgatttttcggtatcgcccgactagttttggacccaaccggagtcctaatTATGAGGTGACGCGACGGCCGGCGAGTGAGTCGAAACTAGATGGGCTATTCCCATAATTATTTGCTAGTAAAACGAGATGAAAAAGATAACTCCACCTTATGAtactataaaacgaaaataagatttaatttcttTGCAGATTCCGAGGTAACATaccataaaatgttaaaagacgTCTGTGCGAAATATGGAAAAAGGTATACAAAGGAATTAGAGAAACGGGTATGTCTTATAATGCATAACACTTAtgacaccagcctgtaactgtcccactgcaggcctctcatacagagaacgagcattggtcaccacgcttgtgagctgccccacggtggggcgccattaccgaagttGTTAATAACCCCAGCTTGTGGGCCAGCCACCAGCAGGTGGAAACGCAACGGAATCTTTATACATAATAGGATCATTCCAATTttgatcaatttaaatatttttttagaactatGGCTCGACTGACAGTGAAATATGCCGCAATGTGGTCAAAGAATTACAACTTGGGATATCGCCTAATCAGTTGGAATGTGAGATGATCGAACTGTCAGAGAGGACGCTCCCAAAGGCACCTTTACAAGCAGGTGAGTATTTAAACTTTAGTTCattattatacaccgtgattttttagtcgtcttacaaaagcagcccagttcatgtatccaatgactagaacacgttcgtgataaaaaataggtatttatgagatttgaataaaaaaaatgcaatttttattcaatattatgatgtaattcgtagttttttagaaacacagctctgttgcgagcgcggtccgagccttgtaacaatggtgaggggcgcggagggtggcgtttttatcatttttaagagtatatttcagatttctcttgtttaattttcttcgtagttattatcttagttgatgataaaaaaagaataatcgcgcctaggggtattttacgtcggatacatgaactgggctgcttttgtaagacgactaaaaatcaccgcgTATACTTATTCAGGGACTGTGGTATTAGGTAGATGGCAAGGAAAAAAAGACTCCCGTGCGTCGCGatgattttcaaaaacattcaagtcacatgcacaaaggcactcggactcaggacaagtattcctggatcacacaaatgagtGTTAGATTCTACGCGTGGATCAATCTTGTgtcatttttgtgatccacgaatgcttgttcaattcacatacacaaagacactctCAAATGATGTGTGTGAATAAACTCATTAGTAAGGGagtcttttaaagtaaaacaaatattcttaaatacGAATCAAGTTCATCTTAACAGTTAAAGGGATCTGTTTCATTTTGTGCTGGAGTTTCTTTGGCCACCCTCAACCTTCAGCATCAGATAAAGTCTTGTCATCATAAATATTGCATCCAGCTCAATCGGAATCCGGGAAGTGGgtctttaacttgcaagatttgattacagacaaagggacaggtgtACCTAAATTAAAGCTTGTGTGTTTTCTTGTCCTTACAAACATAATTCTCAAAAAACGTCGCTGTCGCGTTGTTGTTACCCTATCTAGTAGTCCTTACACATGACCCGACTGCAGAACTctacaatagggtatttgactagagctaataacataaatctgtatagtccgtcagacagatttccaaaaaatattgaatatgtatttttcattttatgtcaTCATTAAAAggtaaggaagataaaaagttttgtagtttgcgctaaaaacatcacttgctattAATACGaaacgtactggtaagtgacgtcacacgagatttttaatcactgtatccccgtaattttttgttacaagataaaataacaaacgcgtagccaatgttttttttggaaatcacgTCCACCtcacgtatttttattttgacgtcACGTCACTTACCACgtttttttactagcaagtgatgttttagcTCAAACTCTCTCTGACGGATTACACAGATTATTTTTGCCAAGTACCCTATACATCTATCTTCAGGTGCGGAGCGCCTCCTGACCCACCTCCACGACACCGGGATCCCGCTGGCGCTGGCCACCAACTCCTCGCGGCGGGCGGTGCGGCTGCACGCGGCTGCCAGACCCAAACTCTTCGGAATGTTCCACCATTGGGTAAATTAAGTTATAAGTGTATATGTGCAAATAGCGAAGTCAAAAGCTGTGTATTATAAACGCGTaagtttgtatgcatggatgtttggccctctttcacgtaaaaactatgaacttggtacacggataaATTAAGACcagtttgtttcgtaatttattaTCAGTGTAGTcttaaaggtattttaaaaaacGACATGTTCAAGTGAAGATATATATTATCCGACTtgcagaaaaaaatgatttcctTTCATTCTGTCCTGACCCATGTCGTTTCCGGACACCTCAGCCATTTGGAGGACAAGTTATAGTGTTCAACTAAAG
Proteins encoded in this window:
- the LOC113506476 gene encoding pseudouridine-5'-phosphatase-like; amino-acid sequence: ASASTTVDEVKKVTGFFNQSLLSSTPIQSSDLAAILVTSVIEPHRNLLFPKLTAIKFKYLQKAVAKIYRVNVEKKITKIGKVSSYDVTFFSRTFLEAQYKPYSGFPRGYCAKRFQRVTHCLFDLDGTILNSEVTYHKMLKDVCAKYGKRYTKELEKRNYGSTDSEICRNVVKELQLGISPNQLECEMIELSERTLPKAPLQAGAERLLTHLHDTGIPLALATNSSRRAVRLHAAARPKLFGMFHHWVCATDPGVDRGKPFPDIYLYAASLFPDKPKPAKCLVFEDSTVGLEAASSAGMQVVMTPPRHLAPEFSKKATLIIKTLLEFKPEIFGLPPFTGKPEYPTKKHPKMYY